The stretch of DNA AAAAGCCCAATTGGGACGCGCTGTTCGACCCGGCGAAAGCAGCAAAGCTCAAGGATTGCGGCATCTACATGCTGGATTCCCCCACCGACGTGGTGCCCTCGGTGCTCGCCTATCTCGGGCTCAATCCGAACAGTACCGACGCTGCCGACCTCAAGAAGGCGCAGGCGGTCCTCACGGCCGTTCGTCCCTTCGTCCGCAAGTTCCATTCGTCCGAATATATCAGCGCGCTGGCGAACGGCGATATCTGCATCGCGCTCGGTTATTCCGGCGATATGTTCCAGGCCCGTGACCGTGCTAAGGAAGCCAATGTCGGCGTGAAGGTCGATTATTCGGTCCCGTCGCAGGGCGCCCAGATCTTCTTTGACGTCTTCGGCATTCCGAAGGATGCGCCGCATGTCGCCGAAGCCCATGAATTCATCAACTACATGATGAAGCCCGAAGTCGTCGCCAAGGCATCCAACGTCGTCTTCTATGCCAACGGCAACAAGGCGTCGCAGCAGTTCCTCGACAAGGAAGTCCTCGACGACACGGCGATCTACCCAACGCCCGAAGTCATGGCGAAACTCTTCACCGTTCCGCCGCTCGATCCGAAGGCGCAGCGGCTCGTGACGCGGCTATGGACCACCGTGGTCACCGGCCAATGATCTGATCGTGGCCCGGACGGAAACGTCCGGGCCTTTTTTTGACGATTCCAGTCGGGTGAAGCCGGGAACAAAAGCCGAGAACAAAAGAAAATAATGTATTTTCGGGGAACAATATGAAGTCTTTAGGCAATATTCGCCGCTCTTTCGCACCTTGGACCGATCCGTCCGCCAAGCCCTTCATATCGATCAAGAATGTCACCAAGCGTTTTGGCGATTTCACCGCCGTCGACAACCTGTCGCTCGACATCTATCACCGTGAGTTCTTCGCGCTGCTCGGCGCTTCGGGCTGCGGCAAGTCGACGCTTCTGCGCATGCTCGCCGGCTTCGAGCAGCCGACCTCGGGCGAAATCGTGCTCGACGGCACCGACATGGCCGGCACGCCGCCCTATAGGCGCCCCGTCAACATGATGTTCCAGTCCTATGCGCTTTTCCCGCACATGACGGTCGAGAAGAACATTGCCTTCGGCCTGAGACAGGACGGCATGGCGAAGGACGAGATGACCGACCGCGTCTTGCAGATGTTGAAGCTCGTCAAGCTGGAGCAATTTGCATCCCGCAAGCCGAACCAGCTTTCCGGCGGCCAGCGCCAGCGCGTCGCGCT from Rhizobium leguminosarum bv. trifolii WSM1325 encodes:
- a CDS encoding extracellular solute-binding protein family 1 (PFAM: extracellular solute-binding protein family 1~KEGG: sme:SMc00770 putrescine-binding periplasmic protein) codes for the protein MRSTILCVTAAAVTALLAAAPALAQERVVNVYNWSDYIDSSILEDFTKETGIKVVYDTFDSNETLETKLLAGGSGYDVVVPTVSFMKRQIAAGVYQKLDKSKLPNLVNMWDVIMKGVASFDPGNEYSVDYMWGTTGIGYNVDKVKAALGTDEKPNWDALFDPAKAAKLKDCGIYMLDSPTDVVPSVLAYLGLNPNSTDAADLKKAQAVLTAVRPFVRKFHSSEYISALANGDICIALGYSGDMFQARDRAKEANVGVKVDYSVPSQGAQIFFDVFGIPKDAPHVAEAHEFINYMMKPEVVAKASNVVFYANGNKASQQFLDKEVLDDTAIYPTPEVMAKLFTVPPLDPKAQRLVTRLWTTVVTGQ